From the genome of Mastomys coucha isolate ucsf_1 unplaced genomic scaffold, UCSF_Mcou_1 pScaffold6, whole genome shotgun sequence, one region includes:
- the LOC116080812 gene encoding uncharacterized protein LOC116080812 isoform X2 has protein sequence MASQRPSRPTCIRAAFSAAGFRKWQRHSRHRLQVSSRRNLMDFAEGIWREFLDPYDGDSEDTPGHSNYRSYRQCAYRLLGDRNRNSPSHTLRSRAAEEASTEDSPPKAPDLTMRASGWAPITLEVDDVDMQPEGELKTLGPQETNGRPGRLSPSPEDWRMTRAASPLIPVETPEIGRHLLSRARATRPPPRLGSERDKGPRLSLSKRKLELLLGEPERIKRKKKYVAQPRGPS, from the exons ATGGCCAGCCAGAGGCCCAGCCGACCCACCTGCATCAGGGCAGCGTTCAGTGCAGCTGGCTTTCGGAAGTGGCAGAGACACTCGCGCCATCGCCTTCAG GTCAGCTCCAGAAGGAACCTCATGGACTTTGCTGAAGGCATCTGGAGAGAG TTTTTAGATCCTTATGATGGTGACTCGGAAGACACCCCAGGTCATTCCAACTACCGCAGTTACCGCCAGTGTGCCTACCGCCTCCTGGGTGACAGGAACCGCAACTCGCCTTCCCACACACTGCGGTCCAGGGCTGCTGAGGAGGCCAGCACGGAAGACTCACCCCCAAAGGCTCCAGACCTCACCATGAGAGCTTCTGGCTGGGCCCCTATAACCCTCGAGGTCGATGATGTCGACATGCAGCCTGAGGGTGAACTAAAGACACTGGGCCCCCAAGAAACAAATGGGCGTCCTGGCAGGCTGTCCCCATCACCAGAGGACTGGAGGATGACAAGGGCTGCCAGCCCCCTCATTCCTGTGGAGACCCCAGAGATAGGCAGACACCTGCTGAGTAGAGCCAGAGCCACCCGGCCACCTCCCAGACTCGGGAGTGAGAGAGATAAGGGGCCCAGGCTGTCGCTTTCCAAGAGAAAACTGGAGCTCCTACTTGGAGAGCCTGAGAGAAttaagaggaagaagaagtacGTGGCCCAGCCCAGGGGCCCAAGTTAG
- the LOC116080812 gene encoding uncharacterized protein LOC116080812 isoform X1 — protein MASQRPSRPTCIRAAFSAAGFRKWQRHSRHRLQVSSRRNLMDFAEGIWREFLDPYDGDSEDTPGHSNYRSYRQCAYRLLGDRNRNSPSHTLRSRAAEEASTEDSPPKAPDLTMRASGWAPITLEVDDVDMQPEGNEAEHKSGAAEAWVSSPGSVLPMVAGQGSQVLIKTAPQGGARSWQGMSTSGCCWGHSRTAYGYLSVPQVALPGKTTGLVATVQYDPSDWRRGWGGWYSGSRSLVMGLG, from the exons ATGGCCAGCCAGAGGCCCAGCCGACCCACCTGCATCAGGGCAGCGTTCAGTGCAGCTGGCTTTCGGAAGTGGCAGAGACACTCGCGCCATCGCCTTCAG GTCAGCTCCAGAAGGAACCTCATGGACTTTGCTGAAGGCATCTGGAGAGAG TTTTTAGATCCTTATGATGGTGACTCGGAAGACACCCCAGGTCATTCCAACTACCGCAGTTACCGCCAGTGTGCCTACCGCCTCCTGGGTGACAGGAACCGCAACTCGCCTTCCCACACACTGCGGTCCAGGGCTGCTGAGGAGGCCAGCACGGAAGACTCACCCCCAAAGGCTCCAGACCTCACCATGAGAGCTTCTGGCTGGGCCCCTATAACCCTCGAGGTCGATGATGTCGACATGCAGCCTGAGG GTAACGAAGCTGAACACAAGTCTggtgctgctgaggcctgggtctcctCTCCAGGTAGTGTCCTCCCCATGGTGGCAGGACAAGGTTCCCAAGTGCTAATAAAAACGGCACCACAAGGAGGTGCCCGTTCTTGGCAGGGCATGTCcacctctgggtgttgttggggCCATTCCAGGACTGCTTATGGGTACTTATCAGTGCCCCAGGTGGCTCTGCCAGGGAAGACAACAGGGCTGGTGGCCACTGTCCAGTATGACCCCTCTGATtggaggaggggttgggggggctgGTACTCTGGGAGCAGAAGTCTAGTTATGGGGCTGGGATGA
- the LOC116080812 gene encoding uncharacterized protein LOC116080812 isoform X3, with the protein MASQRPSRPTCIRAAFSAAGFRKWQRHSRHRLQVSSRRNLMDFAEGIWREFLDPYDGDSEDTPGHSNYRSYRQCAYRLLGDRNRNSPSHTLRSRAAEEASTEDSPPKAPDLTMRASGWAPITLEVDDVDMQPEGELKTLGPQETNGRPGRLSPSPEDWRMTRAASPLIPVETPEIGRHLLSRARATRPPPRLGSERDKGPRLSLSKRKLELLLGEPERIKRKKK; encoded by the exons ATGGCCAGCCAGAGGCCCAGCCGACCCACCTGCATCAGGGCAGCGTTCAGTGCAGCTGGCTTTCGGAAGTGGCAGAGACACTCGCGCCATCGCCTTCAG GTCAGCTCCAGAAGGAACCTCATGGACTTTGCTGAAGGCATCTGGAGAGAG TTTTTAGATCCTTATGATGGTGACTCGGAAGACACCCCAGGTCATTCCAACTACCGCAGTTACCGCCAGTGTGCCTACCGCCTCCTGGGTGACAGGAACCGCAACTCGCCTTCCCACACACTGCGGTCCAGGGCTGCTGAGGAGGCCAGCACGGAAGACTCACCCCCAAAGGCTCCAGACCTCACCATGAGAGCTTCTGGCTGGGCCCCTATAACCCTCGAGGTCGATGATGTCGACATGCAGCCTGAGGGTGAACTAAAGACACTGGGCCCCCAAGAAACAAATGGGCGTCCTGGCAGGCTGTCCCCATCACCAGAGGACTGGAGGATGACAAGGGCTGCCAGCCCCCTCATTCCTGTGGAGACCCCAGAGATAGGCAGACACCTGCTGAGTAGAGCCAGAGCCACCCGGCCACCTCCCAGACTCGGGAGTGAGAGAGATAAGGGGCCCAGGCTGTCGCTTTCCAAGAGAAAACTGGAGCTCCTACTTGGAGAGCCTGAGAGAAttaagaggaagaagaa GTAA